The genomic region GTGCAGATCGAAGTCCTGCAGGAGCACCAGTGCGTCCAGCGGGTCACCGTCTTCGCCGAGGGTGTTCTCGAAGAAGCCGTAGTGGGTGGGGTACTGCATGGAAGTGAAGAGGACACGGTCCAGACGGACTCGGCCGGTCTCATGGTCGACTTCGTACTTGACGCGCGATCCCTTGGGGATCTCGATGGTCACGTCATGCTTCATGGAATGCTCCTCGACGATTGCTTGGTGTTCGCGGCACACGCGATGATCAACCAAAAATGGACTGTCGGTGCCGCCGACTACTATTGAGGATATAGCGAGAGGCCCAGGTTTCAGGAACTAATGGGGTAATTTCAGGACTTTGAGGACCAGCAGTATGAGCGGCACCAGGGGCACGGCCAGCAGCCGCGGCAGGCTTTCCACAGTGGTCCGCAGCTGGCCCACCCTCCTGATCACGGTGCTCCTCCTGGCACTGGCCCTTCCCGCCGGGATGCTCATTGCCCCCGCGCTCACCGGCCCGGCCCGGTCCACGGCCGGCCCCGCCCAGACCCCGGCCTGGCAGCTGGTCCCGGAACGCCTGTCCGTCCCGCAGGGCATCGATCCGCTCAGCAACGCCGCACCGGTGCCGGTTCCCGCCGATGTTGCGGCCCGGCTGGACCCCGTGCTCAAGACCGACGGCGGCGGCTCCTTCACGGCCGTTGTTCAGGATGCTCTCACCGGCAAGGTCCTTTATGACCGGGAAGGTGCCGCCAACAGAATCCCGGCATCCAACATGAAGCTCCTCACCGCCGTGGCCGCGCTGCGGGGGATCGGCCCCGAGGAACGGTTCAGCACCAAGGTGGTCGCTGGCCCAGTTGCCGAAACGCCGGGAGCAACTCCGGCGGCCGCCACGAGGTCCGTCGTGCTGGTGGGTGGCGGCGACGTCCTGCTCGGCGCCGGCGATTCCGCCGAGTCCAAGGTCCTTGGCCATGCCGGGCTCGCCACGCTGGCCAAACAGACTGTGGAGTCACTGCGGAAAAGCGGCTTCAAGGGGCAGGTCCAGGTGCTAGTGGATGATTCCCTTTTCACCGGTCCGGCGCTGAACCCGGCCTGGAGCCCGGATGACGTCGCCGCCGGCGAGACCGCCCCGCTGTTTCCGCTGGCCCTGAACTCGGCACGGTTTGATCCCGCAGACACCACGGCTCCCCGGCCCCAGGACTCCGCCATCGCCTCGGGGGAGGCGTTCGCTGCCGGCCTCAAAGCGGCAGGTGCCGCCGCTGGCCTCACGGTGGCACCCGCCGTCGTACGTCTTGACGGAAAGCCGACGGCGGACGCCAAAGTCCTCGCCGAGGTGCAGTCCGCGACGGTCAGCCAGCAGGTGGACCTCATGCTCCAGACCTCGGACAACTACCTCGCCGAAACCCTTGGCCGCATGACAGCTGTGGCGGGCGGCCAGCCGGGGACGAACGAGTCGGCCAGGGCCGCCGTTCTTGGGCAGCTCTCCGGGCTGGGTATCCCCACGGATGGGATGTTCGCCGCGGATGTATCCGGGCTGGCCCTGGCCAACCAGGTTTCCGCCCGCCAGTTCTCGGAGGTGGTTCGCGCCATCACCAACGGCAAGGACCCCCGGCTCAGGGCTGCGCTGGCGGGGTTCCCCGTGGCGGGGCTGACGGGCACGCTCGGCGACAGATACATCGATGAATCCACGGCCGAGGGCGCAGGCCTGGTGCGGGCCAAAACGGGAACCCTGAACACGGTCATTGCGCTGAGCGGGTACGTGGTGGACGCCGACGGCAGGCTCCTGGTGTTCTCCTTCATCGGCAACGGCCTGACGCCGGGAGCCCAGGGCAACAAGCCGGCACTGGACACAGCGGCCACGGCCCTGGCCGGCTGCGGCTGCAGCTAGGGCTGTCGCCGGCTTCCCGTCCGGCGCCCTGCCGGTTCGCCGGTCAGCGAACTTAAGGCGCGCTGCAAGGCACGTATGTTCTGATGGAGCGTATGGAGTCCACTGCAAGCCAGTCATCCGCCCCTGCCCAGGCCCTCATTAACTGGGACCTTGCCGCGTCCGCAGCAGCACGGCTGGCTCCGCCCGGTCCGTCGCTGACTCCCACCGAGATCGGGGACGCCGTCTCCCAGCTGCGGGAACTGGCAGATGCCTCCGTTCCGCACGTCCACCACATCACCGGGCTGGAAGCTGCACGGGACCTCCGTGACTCATCCGTCCTCGTTGTGGACCGCGCCTCCTGGGCGAAGGCCAACACGCAAAGCTTCGCGGTGATGCTGAAGCCCGCCATCGAAAAGATGCTGGAGAACCGCCGCGGCACCATCAGCCCCGGAGCCGCCACGGTCAGCGGCGCCATCACCGGCAGTCAGCTCGGCGCCGTGCTCGCATTCCTCTCCAGCAAGGTCCTGGGCCAGTATGATCCCTTTGCCGCGCTCGCCGAGGGATCGCAGGCGCCGTCGGGCGGCCGCCTGCTGCTCGTCGCGCCCAACATCATCTCTGTCGAGCGCGAGCTGAATGTGACCCCCACGGATTTCCGGCTCTGGGTGTGCCTGCACGAGCAGACGCACCGGGTGCAGTTCGCTGCGGCACCGTGGCTCCGGCACCACATGCTGAACGAGATCGACAACCTCAGCGGGCACCTGCTGGGCAACGTGGACTCCCTGATGGAACGCGCCTCGGCGGCCGCCCGCTCGCTCAAGGACCGTGCCGCCTCCGGTTCCACTCCGGGCCGCGGCGCCATCCTCGATCTCCTGCAGGATCCCGAGGAGAAGGCCTCACTGTCCCGCCTCACGGCGGTCATGAGCCTGCTTGAAGGCCACGCCAACGTGGTGATGGATGCCGTGGACGCCAGCATCGTCCCCTCCGTGAAGACCATCCGGCAGCGGTTCAACGCCCGTGGCAAGGACAGGGGTGTCATCGAGAAGTTCATCCGCAGCCTGCTGGGCCTGGACGCCAAGATGAAGCAGTACAGCGACGGCGCCAAGTTTGTCCGAGCCGTGGTGGACGTGGCCGGGATGGACGGCTTCAACCGCGTCTGGGAGGCTCCGGCGAACCTGCCCACCGAGGAGGAAATCCACGACGCCAGGATCTGGCTCGACAGGATGGGTTTCTAGGTTTCGTGCAACACCTCCCCAACACTGCAGGCGGCTCCGTGGCCAGCGGTCCTGTTCCCGGCGGACCTGTCCCCGGCGGACCTGTCCCCAGCGGGCGGCGGCGGCCCGGCCGGCTGGCGCCGGTGCTCGGCACGGCACGGAAAATGCTGCAGGATGCGCTGGCCGAAGCCGGCTATCCCGAACGCGTGATGGTGGCCTGCAGCGGCGGCCCCGATTCCCTGGCCCTGGCTGCTGTGGCCGCCTACTTTGCGCGCCGCGGCCATGTCGACGGCCGGCCCGTTACCGTAGGCGCGGTGGTTGTGGACCATCAGCTGCAGCCCGGTTCCGCTGATGTTGCGGCGAGAACCGCTGAGACCCTACGGGACCTGGGCCTGGAACCGGTGCAGATCCGCACTGTCGATGTCGCCTCCACCGGTTTCGGGCCTGAAGCTGCAGCCCGCGATGCACGCCATGCTGCACTCGAGGCGGCGGCAGGGGAGTGGGAAGCCGGCGCCATCCTCCTGGGGCACACACTCGATGACCAGGCGGAGCAGGTGCTGCTGGGCCTGGCCCGTGGCTCAGGCACGCGGTCCCTGGCCGGGATGCGCCCTGCCCGGGGGAAGCTGCTCCGGCCGTTCCTTGGTCTGCGCAGGGCGGACACCCTGGAGATTTGCCGTGCAGAGGAGCTTGAGCCCTGGCACGATCCCAGCAACG from Arthrobacter globiformis harbors:
- the dacB gene encoding D-alanyl-D-alanine carboxypeptidase/D-alanyl-D-alanine endopeptidase, with the translated sequence MSGTRGTASSRGRLSTVVRSWPTLLITVLLLALALPAGMLIAPALTGPARSTAGPAQTPAWQLVPERLSVPQGIDPLSNAAPVPVPADVAARLDPVLKTDGGGSFTAVVQDALTGKVLYDREGAANRIPASNMKLLTAVAALRGIGPEERFSTKVVAGPVAETPGATPAAATRSVVLVGGGDVLLGAGDSAESKVLGHAGLATLAKQTVESLRKSGFKGQVQVLVDDSLFTGPALNPAWSPDDVAAGETAPLFPLALNSARFDPADTTAPRPQDSAIASGEAFAAGLKAAGAAAGLTVAPAVVRLDGKPTADAKVLAEVQSATVSQQVDLMLQTSDNYLAETLGRMTAVAGGQPGTNESARAAVLGQLSGLGIPTDGMFAADVSGLALANQVSARQFSEVVRAITNGKDPRLRAALAGFPVAGLTGTLGDRYIDESTAEGAGLVRAKTGTLNTVIALSGYVVDADGRLLVFSFIGNGLTPGAQGNKPALDTAATALAGCGCS
- a CDS encoding zinc-dependent metalloprotease, producing the protein MESTASQSSAPAQALINWDLAASAAARLAPPGPSLTPTEIGDAVSQLRELADASVPHVHHITGLEAARDLRDSSVLVVDRASWAKANTQSFAVMLKPAIEKMLENRRGTISPGAATVSGAITGSQLGAVLAFLSSKVLGQYDPFAALAEGSQAPSGGRLLLVAPNIISVERELNVTPTDFRLWVCLHEQTHRVQFAAAPWLRHHMLNEIDNLSGHLLGNVDSLMERASAAARSLKDRAASGSTPGRGAILDLLQDPEEKASLSRLTAVMSLLEGHANVVMDAVDASIVPSVKTIRQRFNARGKDRGVIEKFIRSLLGLDAKMKQYSDGAKFVRAVVDVAGMDGFNRVWEAPANLPTEEEIHDARIWLDRMGF
- the tilS gene encoding tRNA lysidine(34) synthetase TilS, with the protein product MLQDALAEAGYPERVMVACSGGPDSLALAAVAAYFARRGHVDGRPVTVGAVVVDHQLQPGSADVAARTAETLRDLGLEPVQIRTVDVASTGFGPEAAARDARHAALEAAAGEWEAGAILLGHTLDDQAEQVLLGLARGSGTRSLAGMRPARGKLLRPFLGLRRADTLEICRAEELEPWHDPSNADPSFARSRTRMEVMPVLEEKLGPGVAESLARTAAILQLDADYLEDVANSTYASLVEHDGPDISLPEAALTELAPAIRFRVIAKAAAGVGGQQPSYRRLLAAEALLRRKGSAGPVELPGGVSVYRLSLAELQDRERAQGLSGTEGVPREAARCGKLVFRLHKPSRK